tgaCAGGAGCTCCCTCTCATGCGAATCGCAACACCGTTACCGGCGAAACAGAGGTGAGGGTCGTCCACGATTCTTTGGAAGTCAAAGAAGGCTGGAGATTCCGCTGTTCAAAGGAGAGGATGCTTATGGTTGGCTGGTGAAGATAGAACGATACTTCAAGTTGAACGAAGTTAGGACAAAGGACAAACTGGGTGTAGGAATGCTGGCCATGGAAGATAGGGCATTAAATTGGTACCAGTGGTGGGAAGAACAAACAGCTTTGAAAACGTGGGAAGAATTCAAGATAGCCGTGATGAGACGTTTTCAACCAGGGTTACTGCACAACCCTCTGGGACCATTACTGAGTCTGAAACAAAAAGGCTCAGTAGGAGAGTATAGAGAGAAATTTGAGATGATGGTGGCACCTTTGAGGAGGGAGGAACGAATCATGCTAGACTCCATTTTTCTGAATGGACTCAAAGATGAAATCTAGGCTGAGTTGAAGCTCCATGAAAGCCAGGACCTAGCTGAGTTGATGGACAGATCCCTATTGATTGAGGAGAAAAATGAAGTAGTCACAAAGAAGGGTAGCTTGTGGAAAGATAGAGGAGGCACTTTCAGACTAAAGGATCCTGCAGAGGCTGGAGGATCTAAGAAGGAAAGTGAAATAAATCAAGGAGGAGGTGACAAGGGAAAGGGTAGGAGGTTGGATCCTGCAGAGTTGGAGGAAAGAAGCGAGaaagggctttgtttcaaatgtGGAGACAAGTGGAACAGGGAACATGTTTGTAAATTCAAACATATGAGTCTGAAATTATGTGAAGATAGTAGTGGGGAAGAGTCAGAAGAGGAGCTGTTAGGGGAAACTCAATTGACAGTAGAAGAGAAGGTAGAGGAACTGCAAACCTTGCAACTGTCTATGCAGAGTAGGGATGGCTTTACCTCTAACAAGTCTTTCAAAGTGTGGGTGGAAGTGAAGGGGAAGAAGCTGCTAACTTTAATAGATTCAGGTGctaccagcaattttattgattCAAAAGTAGCAGCAGAGATAGATGTAAGAATGGTGGAGACTCCTACTTATGTGATTGAAGTAGGAAATGGAGAAAAGGTGAGAAATCAAGGAGTGTGTGAAGTGCTGGAATTCAATGTGCAGGGAGTGAATTTCAGTCAGCATTTTTTCATGATGGAGTTAGGAGGTACTGAATTGGTGTTAGGCATGGATTCGCTAGCTAGTCCGGGGAAGATTGAGGCCAATTTTGGAGAGTTGAGTTTGAAATGGGGGAAGATGGATCAGACCTATGAAATCAAGGAAGATCCTGCCTTATGTGTAAGACAATCTACTTGGAAGGCTATGGTAAAAAATTTAATGGATGAGGGTGTTGGGTTCTATGTGCAATCCATGGAATTGGGAGCAGAAAGTGAAACAGGGGGCCAGGAAGAATGGGAGGAATTATTAAAGCCTTATGAGGTGTTGTTTAATTTACCATCAGGTTTGCCACCTATGAGAGCCCATGACCATGCTATTAGATTGAAACCTGATGCTGCCATTCCAAATTTGAGACCATACAGGTATCCATTCTATCAAAAGAATGAAATTGAGAGGATAGTAAAGGATATGCTACAAGCTGGAATTGTGAGGCACAAAACTAGTCCCTTTTCAAGCcctgtgttactagtaaagaaaaAATGGAGGATGGAGGTTCTGCACTGACTATAGGTGATAAgttcattttgatgcacattcctctatgttTATACTTATGCATTTCcatactttaccttggttatttttatattttaatgtgtttttataaatcagttcatttttgcacttatttgattttcgcactttattttcagcattagcagtctgcactaaaatgatcataaccgGAGCTctgggaatccgattgaggcgttctaataatcgccggaaagctaagagaaagagctacaactttaatgttggattcaaagtcagattcggagtcaattattcccagaatttcgtttgaagttgcagcattagttttattttagtttcgggtcgttagttttgggcctgggttatgtttttgacccagttgggttgtaaactgtttggttctctctagtacctaggtctggccATACTGTCTGTCACTTTTTACTTTTCcccaaataattttgaaagctttgtacgaatgatgaggaactgatccccgaaggcaatttctgctggttacggtttccaatactttgaggtttttaatctttaatccaatttcttttttctttcgatattaatctatatgtcttgtttgcttaattcgagttatatagaatattattgatttataccgattgatttatgttccttgacttttatcgtactttatcgttgcttaatcgttaaagtgtgtatgttagaatcacgtttgcttaattcgtgattgtgcttaatccgtttgctttattcggaaaataggaatgaaatcttataatgtcaatttcgcttgttaattgatgttgtaatcggtaggggaatagaatccgcttaggggattgaagtttattgaacCAATGATAAGTCGATAACCAAATCAgtagaattgtcgttttagcttatttacataatcacttattttaatcactttttcactATGTTATTATTCAATCAATCctaacccccccccctttaattCAATTTACCTtcggttagtaataactaagaatccttgtgagacgatatccgagttgtcgttaccgttactacagtttttacaaaacactcgtttttgatccgtgcgcgacagcgaaTCAATAGGGCTTTGAACAAAGTAACAATTCCCAACAAGTTTCCCATACCAGTCATTGAGGAATTATTGGATGAACTGGGAGGAGCTGTGATTTTCTCAAAGCTGGACTTAAAAGCTGGATACCATCAGATTAGGATGAAGGAAGAGGATATATCcaagactgcttttaggacacATGAAAGGCATTATGAATATTTAGTAATGCCCTTTGGATTGACCAATGCTCCCTCAACTTTCCAAGCATTGATGAATGAAGTATTAAGGCCATACTTAACGAAGTTTTGCTTAGTTTTTTTTATGACATCCTGATTTACAGTAAAAGCAGAGAGGAGCATAAAAAACATGTGTTCTTTTGGTCAGCTGGAAATTGAATACTTGGGACACATTATCTTAGGAGAAGGAGTATCCGCTGATGCAAAGAAGATTGAAGACATGCTGAAATGGCCAGCTCTCAAGGATCTAAAAGGGTTGAGAGGTTTTTTGGGACTGACTGGCTATTATAGGAAGTTTGTTAGAAATTATGGGAAAACTGCTTGGCCACAAACTCAATTGCTAAAGAAAGACTGTTTCTTGTGGAGCAGGGATGCTCAATTGGCTTTTGAGGCTCTGAAGGTAGCCATGACAACTGTTCCAGTCTTGGCATTACCTGATTTTGAGAAGGAGTTTGTGCTGGACACAGATGCATTAGGGAAAGGGATTGGAGCTGTCCTTATGCAAGGAGGAAGACCAATCTCTTATATGAGTCAGACCCTGTCAGATAGGGCACATCAAAAGTCTTTGTATGAAAGAGAGTTGATGGCAATCATGGTTGCAATTCAAAAATGGAGGCCTTATTTGTTGGGAAGGCATTTCAAGGTGCACACTGACCAAAAGAGCTTGAATATCATCACTGTGCAGAAGATTATGGGGGAGGAGCAACAAAAATAGCTATCAAAATTATTAGGGTATGATGTTGAAGTAAAATATAAACCTGGGAAGGAAAATAATGCAGCTGATTCCTTGTCAAGACAGATGCAATATGCTAGCATTACTACCATACAATGTGAAGCATGGGAAGGGTTAGAGGAAGAAGTTCAGAAGGATGAAAAGCTTAAATCTATAGTATAGGCAGTGCTGACTGACCCTTCCAGTCAAGGAGGGTTTAAATTGAAGGGAGGGAGGCTGTATCATGAAGGCAGGATTGTGATTCCAAGAAAATCTCCCAGGATTGATTGGATTTTGAAGGAATTTCATGACACTGTAATTGGAGGACACTCGGGTTATTTGAGAACTTACAAGAGAATAGCTAGTGTGGTGTATTGGGAAGGAATGAGGAAGAAAATACAAGAGTATGTTCAAGCTTGTGAAATCTGCCAAAGGAACAAATATCAAACCCTGAGCCCTGGGGGATTATTGCAGCCCTTGCATATTCCCACTCAAACATGGAATGACATTTCCATGGACTTTATTGGAGGCTTACCAAGAACTCTTGGAGTAGACACAGTCATGGTAGTGGTTGACAGAATGACAAAGTATGCACATTTCATACCTGTCAGTCATCCTTACACAGCTAAGGAAATTGCAGAGGTGTTCATAAGGGATGTGGTCAGATTACATGGGTTTCCCAGCTCCATAGTTTCTGACATAGATAAGGTGTTTTTGAGTCATTTTTGGTCTGAGTTGTTTAAACAAGCAGGAACTAAACTGAAGTATAgcagtgtgtcataccccaaaatttgcccatactatttctcctattcaaaagttaaatcaagatacaaagctccaaaacacactctcccaAGCAAAAGATCAGAAATTaaggtttggtttgttcaaaagaaaatcaatgaatcaatggctccaaggcatcctatatggctcaatatatctcacattacctctatgacaagtatcaagtctcagctcaaagaattggtcactcaattgtttagaaagtcaatagtcgactaggttaacctaaaagtcaactgtggtcaaagtaaagtcaaaacttctgattttttgtcaaagatcctcatattgaagtatcattcaccatttgatcaagaattgatcatggttcatcaaagaaagatcaaaaatcaagaaatcaaaaagtttctaaattagagtTTGTACAGGAGaatgtcaactgaactttgaccaaccataactctcacatggaacatcaaaaatttttcgtccaaagctcattttgaaggaaattgaattctctacaaatttgtctctcacatgccaaggcttaaaatgcttcatttgagagatatggactaaaacattataggtccttttcaaaagtcaacagaaagtcacttttttcaaaaggacacacaaggagcattgaaaattattttgacatggtaccaaaaacactggttagaggactctctaaggtttctaaaaagccctaaaacacttccatacctcaaaaattgagagagatgggcctcgtcaaagttggactattttggagggaaaaatgtaaaaaaatttgaatatttttgcaaatgggcccaagttctttTAATCTAATCTTGATCCCCAAGTATCCAAGAGCCCAAAATCTCCTTGCcactaaaatatttgatttatttgatttattttgattttttatttcaattaaaaaataattaaaatcacataaatcaaaagaaaatcaaatatttggcgaGAGATGTGATTTGGATCTattttaatcatcaaatatacttcaaaatcaatataatttcgtgcacatGGTGATTGTAATAAGATTGATTCAATTaaggcaaaaatagaaagattccaTAATATATTTCTAATCAAGTTTCCTAAACATCAAATATcaagattcaattggattttGTTCAAGTTATTGACCTAATATCTCCTCTATAAGTACATGAACAAAGCCAGATGCTAGGGGACACAATTTTCTGCATCCAAGAGCTTCTAACCCGAATctaaagagagagaaaaattcaAGAGTCAATTTGAAGTTCTAAGCCAATTCAGGTGTTGCAATCGGTCAAGACTTGTTCCTTGATCATCACTGAACGATTCTCGATCATCTTTAAGCCTTAAAGCATCAAGAATCGTCCCCAATTTTCCACGGTTTGTCAATTCTAAACTTGGCTCGATTTGCATCATACAAGCATCATTGATCATATTTAATTGTATATCTATGTTTATTATCATCTAATGACCGATTCTTGAAAGTTTGGGGCGATTTGATACTGGTATAAGCGTGGTGCCATGTTAGGGCTCGAAGCTCCAATTTGGGGTTTTCTAATATAGGtaaaataggaacaaatcaatACCATAGCCAAGTTCGCAAGCATCAGACGAATCTATTGGTAGTGGTGCGCCAAATTTTTGTGCTTGTTTagtcctattcgctatttttcagtTTTAGTATGCAGGGTCTTTTATAGCGCATCAAGCAAAAGACCGCTGTAAAAGGTATTTTACAGGTTGGCCTCGTTAAGAAGACGACTGTGTGGCGCAGTCTGATTGGTTGGGTTTGAATGAGTTTGCGCGCGCAGATTTTTTAACTCCCAGGGTGATTCGGTGCATCATGACACACGCTCTTGCCTTGCTCCCTCGTCCATCAGCCACTGGATTTCATTTAAGATCCATCCAACGCTTCCAGACGCGCAGGCGCACCATGGACCACGCTCGTGAGCCACACAGGATCCAGCTAAGtttaaatcttttatttttttcttaataataataaactaattataggtttttattataaaaactttttttataattaatatttatttatttatttattttatttattaatttcatatatcctttttctttatttatttaattatatttattatatttattatgttttatctataataattttattttcttaattatttatttatatatttaatatttatcatatatttattatatttatttattttctttttcaatttatatttaattactttaaaaattcatatttattttgttttaactctaaaaaattcctaaaaaatacctacatgctcgattttattttctcttcccgatttaattaattaggtcgcgaaaccaataattaattaaatcgttcgtattttcttatttaattcgtaccctaatcagggtttacggagatcattccatacactgagaTATTTGTTTTTCGTGCCTTTTTTCAGGGTTTGCTCTTCAAAtacactccgactacgcgccacgtcaaatacgaagctaagttctagcctttcttatttaaatatttatttacctttttttattttatttaattgggGTTTAGTGCCCTCGTCAatggaactcctcctacacttactttttcttttgccaattctctaatgatcagggtcaatgcttaacGCTCAAGCCTAATAtgtgcccatcaaccttcatcaatcgaagctaagtatttttacccttttctcgtatttttacttttattgattagggttaaccattTTTATggctgaactgataatgcactcacatatATCCTGTttcctatttttcccacctttttagggtttgccaattgccaaagctacgaatagtcggtaaccctaaaccctgatctcaattattacttgtttcaaacttTTTGCTTTGTTTATCCCgttggtttcaatttccctttcctCCACAagtttcaatttccctttccccattattattttaattgttaatattaattgctgtgggtagtaattctagggagtgcaagcttgtaatcaacttagaataattaattataagataaatatctgaattgaatcacgtgattgttgcacccacgcacacttttggggtaacctctttgctgcctgttgcctgttgccttgtgtttttttgcagaatagccatggccctcgaatacgaggatacctcagccatgttgcctcgacaaatacaaaggtcataagaccctaatgatgctgccttcgatacaccaatatgacctcgaccttcggaagttgcctacgaaaggctgaggtatcctctggctacctacgaaaaggctattctggtccttcccttagactacctacctcactatggcatgggatagtcttatggcgaacgacattgcgacaacccttcaacctccaaatgaaaggcttcctgccctcttatggcatggatagaccctttcaccctgaaaggctaaaagaacatttttcatctaaccaggtaattgcccctaattgctttgccttgctctaaaaactttttcatctttttcttaaacaaacactctcaaggctacggtcatttacgagctaaagtccctgagTCTCTTTTCTTCTACCTTTCTTTTggtttcaaaaacgagcaaagcaattaagagcccatggaaaaccatggatgcaaagggtgccttacaccttccctttgcataattaccccccgaacccgttttcttttaaaaagttttttttctgttcttttagcctttctatttatttggataaataaaagtcggtgacgactcttgcttaccgcgacatttcgatataaaagtcagttcaccgtattacagaactggcgactctgctggggataataaATTTCGAtgaaagaggggttaccttaaaagtttaggattcactttaaatgttttctattgtttgctttgtttgctttattttccaAGGTTGtattgggtattctgctgtgtgaaagatcctacacccggatctagtgtaccttaagtatgtggccatAGACCAGGGAGGTTGTATGACATGTATCGTTActgttgaactggtggccaccgttagtgcgacactttggtttgtcctgatggcccttgaaactGATCGTGGAGACGTTTgactaccgcgtggtgtcatgagcactaattcgcctttagaaccttatttgaacttgactttgacttataagaagtagcgagatggctggctttggattcttgactgaagccggttgatactcgatgctacactcattgagattggactcaagggatgcttttggttggccgattgtgcgctatgtcgagacaatgcccacgagaaagatcagggatatgagcaccataagACCTGGTTACTATTTAGgataggttgaaccaactaaacgaaaggaaggagggtatatacctatggacttcatccaagcctacccttaaggaaattgtgtgacttgtttgtgtttgttatctaattggcatcatgacatcatgacatcatagcaTATCATATCTACTAACGATTTCAAGGACCTAGAAATTTATCTTTGTattgttttgtaggacatggcctTTGCTACTagagattatgtacgactcaacttcGTGGGGATACCATCTGAGCTTAAGGAACTTGCCTTAAGTTTTCCTGGAGATTCTAAGTTCGCagaaagacatggttatctactCCGATTGGTTACTTCTCcgtttgaagaagatatgatgagagtcctATGCCAATTCTTTGATACCGAGCaccattgcttcacatttccagATTACCAACTGGTACCTACCTTGGAGGAGTTCTCGGATTTACTTGGTGTACCAATCTCTGATGATTTGCCTTTCACTGGTTTGGAGGACACTCCAAAGCCTGAGACTATTGCTGCTGCGTTACACCTAAAGAAATCAGACATTGCTTCTAACTGGGACACTAAGAATGGGGTTGAAGGCATCTCCGCCAAGTTCTTATTTGGGaaagctcgacaatttctgaaAGCCATGAGTTACCATGCATTTGAAGATATTTTGGctttattaatatatagtttgATTTTGTTTCCTAACCCCgatcaattcattgatgtgcacgcaatcaagatCTTTTTAACACATAATCCTGTGCCTACactacttggagatattctacactctcttcactctcgtatcatgaagaaacgagggactcttatgtgctGCACTCCTCTACtagctaggtggtttatttcgcacc
The Vicia villosa cultivar HV-30 ecotype Madison, WI linkage group LG6, Vvil1.0, whole genome shotgun sequence genome window above contains:
- the LOC131613320 gene encoding uncharacterized protein LOC131613320, giving the protein MEGTDVHKGVGTTTKRKKRVTGAPSHANRNTVTGETEAELKLHESQDLAELMDRSLLIEEKNEVVTKKGSLWKDRGGTFRLKDPAEAGGSKKESEINQGGGDKGKGRRLDPAELEERSEKGLCFKCGDKWNREHVCKFKHMSLKLCEDSSGEESEEELLGETQLTVEEKVEELQTLQLSMQSRDGFTSNKSFKVWVEVKGKKLLTLIDSGATSNFIDSKVAAEIDVRMVETPTYVIEVGNGEKVRNQGVCEVLEFNVQGVNFSQHFFMMELGGTELVLGMDSLASPGKIEANFGELSLKWGKMDQTYEIKEDPALCVRQSTWKAMVKNLMDEGVGFYVQSMELGAESETGGQEEWEELLKPYEVLFNLPSGLPPMRAHDHAIRLKPDAAIPNLRPYRYPFYQKNEIERIVKDMLQAGIVRHKTSPFSSPVLLVKKKWRMEVLH